The Sceloporus undulatus isolate JIND9_A2432 ecotype Alabama chromosome 7, SceUnd_v1.1, whole genome shotgun sequence genome segment ctgtttttgtagatttttaattgtcctattttttaaatgttgtaagcagccctgagtcccagttttggggaaagggcagggtaataataataataataataataataataataataccttaagtcaaaaataactCTCAGGCAGACAGCAATATGCAACTGAACGGGGATTACTGGAGTAATAATAGGAGTTAATTAAATAATAGGAGTTAATTGAAAAGGTTGGAAAGAGGATATTCCAGAGGTTTCCTCTGCAGCTGCCTTGGTTGTTTTCCTGCCTTGGAACTGGAGAATTTCCACCTTGGAAACGCTGGAAACCTTACCTTTTTTGTGATGCAATGGAAGGAGTTTATTTCAGGGCTCCAACcgggtttaattttttaaaagaactatggAAGCAAATAGATAAAAACAGTGAAACTTCCCTTACCGAGAGTCGAACCCAGGCCGCCTGGGTGCAAACCAGGAATCTTAACTGCTTAAGTTAAACTGTCCCTGGGAATGAGTCCtggtacattattaaaagcagctgagaattTGGGAAGTAAGAaggtttgaagaagaagaagaaaccacagCAAAGTGCATAAACACACAAGTTACTATTTAACAGTTCGGCAATCAATGATTCAGTAATATCATTGCTGTAACAAAAGAAGGAAGCAATGACACAATTGAAAAATTAATActtacagtaataaaaacagaacaatacaacaacaataatgatgataatgatgataataaaggGCAGAGCAATACAGAAATGAAATACAACAAATAtagtaataatttaaaaaacaaatagcaaTAGTGGAAATGTCATTCCCCAGCCTTTCTGGACTCTGATTTGTTTGCCTTGGCCTGCTGGGCTCAGCACCAGGGAGATGGTTCCTGCCATTCACTTCAGATTGCCaggcggaaggaaggaaggaaggaaggaaggaaggaaggaaggaagagagggagggagggaaaggctgTTTCCCCCTGAGACTGGACCTCCCTGGGCAAAGAAGATGGCACCAATGCCATGCCAGCCTCAGGCAGCAGCAGAGGggcagcctctggctcctcctctttCATGGGACTGGcatgaggagggaaaggagaaggaaaaggggggagaaggggaggaaaaagggggaaggggaaagaaaggtggaaaggaaagaaagagagagaaggagggagggagggagggagggaaggaagaaagaaaggagagaaggaaagaaaagaaagaaagggagggaggaaaggaaggggaggaaagaggaaagaagaggacggagaggaaagaagagggagaggaaagcgGAGGTAGGAGAGCTAGGGGAGGAAAGAGggcaaggaaagaggaaagggggggaggaaagaggaagaggaaaagaaggagaggaaagaggaagtaGGGGCGGAAGCAGGCGCTTAGGGGAGCCTGGCCAACTGACCAACAGTGGCAGGAAGGGCATGTtgggcaggggcttctgggagatgtagtcctctcttccgtcctccctctgccttccttccttggctgagcagggatgtgaATCCAGGCAGCACTCAAAGTACCTGGCTGgtctctgggagttgaagcctcAGAGCTCAGTCCAGACCTGGCTTTAGGTGCTAGTGCTCACCTTGTTTTCCCCATTGCCGCACAGCTGCATCCCATGATTGGAAACCAGGACAGGCTGCTTGAAGTGGATGGGATATATTAACCCTGGCTGAAATAGGGATTGTCATGTCCTGAATGGGGAAAGGTCCGTACCCAGCATCCGAGTGGCAGTGTTGAAAGGTGTGATGGCATCCTTTTCTTTGCCCAGAGACAACAAAGAGTCTCCTGGTGACATCTGAAACCTTGGCAGGAGTAGGAGATGGGGTCCTTTGGGGCAGATCCACAGCACCGGTTGAAGGGACGGTCTTTCAGTCCTGTGCGGAAGGGAAGAAGAGTTGTTTTTGATTCGTGCCTCTTCCCTtttgaagggaaagagagagacggAGGGAACCCAAACTCACCGTGATGGAAGGCAGGAGCCTGGCGATCACTCTGGGGGGCAGAGCTTGGAGGACATTTCCCCTACCAAGTTTAGCCTCTGAATCAGGGTTGCAAGAATATCAATTGCTTCCCTGCAGAAAAGAGAGACCGAGACCAGAGAAAGGTGACAGAAAAGATGATTGGTTAAGGGGTTTAGGTTCCTAAATCTAGCCCCACTGGCAACCTTTGCTCCCAGCCCTGCCTTCTAACCAACTTACCCTGGGACCATGTACTTTTTGAATGTCTTGTTGGTCCCCTTCTCCATGTGTTGGGCCTGACTGACCAAGACGTTCGCCAGCGTTACGAAGTGGTATGGAAGCCAGGGGTTCAGATCCTGGGCATCATTGGTGCACCTTGTAATGGCCGCAATTGCTCTGATCGCCTTCACCTGAGGAGAGAAAGGCGATTCTGGCTTCAGTAAGAGGACCGCTCTTGTCAACAATCCGGAAAGAAGGAGGGTCACCCACAGATGGGAATCCTTTGGATTTCCTACCTTGTCATGCAAGTCATGTGAGGTTCAACCTCTTACCTTGTTTAAAAGCTGTGTCTCACTGTCCTGAACCAGACTGCCTACGTTTGCTTCTTGTAAGAAGAAACGCAGACATTCAGTTATGTTGCATTTGGGTGAAAATAAGACTTCAAACATGAGGGTGTCGCAGACcctagagaaagggaaggagaaccAATGGGCATCCCTGCTGAGTTCCCAGCCCCTGGGAGGGAAAATAGGGATGCCTGGAAGGAACTCGCCTACGTTTTCGACGATGTCAAGAAATGCTCCACCATAAGTCCTACATGCTTCTGCGCAATAGTGTCCACTGTGTGAAACATCACTTTTCGGGAGAAATGGGGGTACATCTTGCACAGACGATGTATGTCCTCATATgtctggaaagagagaaaaatgagacTAGGGGAAAATGAGGTGAATGGCATTTGTTGTATTTCATGAGCCCTGAAAAAAGTGTCAGCAAGACCCTTTTTCCTCACCGATGAAGGATTCAGTTTGTCCACATCAAACCCTTGATCGCCCTGCTCCTTATCAGAGGCCCTCTGAGGTTCTGGGACTCTGAAATGAGGCAGGAAAAGACTATGAAACCAATGGGGCCAAGATGATGAGGCTATGGAAAAAGTGGCTTCATGTGCCACTCATTTGGTCCCCAGCCAGGACCCATGCGGAGAAGAACGTACCTGTTTGAGCTAGGCCCAGGATTACACTCAGCCTGCCCAGGACAGGCATTGCCGTCTAAATCCTGTAAAtaaaaagaggggagagagaagtgaaagagagaacATGATGTACAAGGGGATGGGCCCTGATCCTAAAAGCCTTTAGGGGAGAAGGGAGACCCCCCCCAGTTTTGCCCTTTTGATACCCGTGAGTTTACAGAGCCTTCGTCGTTCATCTTCTCCccatcatctttttctttctctgcggCTCCTAGCGGTGCTTCCTTAACTTCCCCATTATCCTATAAGGATAAATGAAGAATGGGTTTTGGACAGTCttccaatgaaaaagaaaaggggaaaaaagggcgggggggggggaactatctTTCATTACCATCAACAAGGGAAGGCTCTCTGCTGCGAGCATGTCAGGGATGCCCTCCAAACTGAAATATGGACAGGAAAGcgatattactactactactactactactactaccactactactactactaccccaTCAGTCCCagtaggaagaaggaaggaaggaaggaaggaaggaaggaaggggaaaggatggaaggggaagaaagaaaaaaggaaggaaagaaagaaagaaaggaaaagtccaTGAAACAAATGGGCAGGATTGCTTCTTCATGTGCTACTCATTCGATCCCCAGCCAGGACCCAAGGGGAGAACTTACCTGTCTGAAATGGACCCAAGATTAAAATCAGCCTCTGCATCATTGTCTAAATCCTATAAATaaatggaggggagagagaagtgaaagagagaacATGGGGTACAAGGGGATGATTTTGAGGTGGCTCTGATTGTAAAAGCCTTTCCTTAACAAAGGGGAGAAGGGAGACCCCGCAGTTTTGCCCTTTTGATACCGATGAATTCACAGAGCCTTTGTCGTTTATCTTCTCCCCatcatctttttctttccctgcGGTTCCTAACGGTGTTTCCTTAACTCCCTCATTATCCTGTCAAGATAAAAAAAAGAATGGGTTTGGACAGTCttctgggagtttatcacacgggaggaatttctcttaatttcgaatgaaaagaaagtggggccagaatgcactTAGGTGAATTCACTCGtttagcaaatttacgtgaatgcgaattgtgttggaactggcttcccattgcccaaaaatagcatgccattgcccgaatttgcgtgtggcagtctatcacgcaataatgtgaaaccccatgattgcgtttggattgctgttggattatacttccaatttcccttgtctgataatgtccccaacaaaaaagaaaaaggggagaaaagggcTCTCTTTTATTACCGTCAAAGAGAGAAGGCTCTCTGCAGCAAGCATCTCAgggttgccctcctctgcatGGCTTATATTTACTTCTGGGAAACTAAAACAGGGACAGGAAAAGGATATTATTAAGGGAAGgataggtagataggtaggtaggtaggtagatagatagatagacagacagacagacagatagatagatagatggaaagaggaaggaaagggaaagaaagggagagggagggagggagggagggagggagggagagaagaaggagggaaggattgaaggaaaagaaaggaaaggaagcaaggggaaagaaagaggaagagggagggacggagggaagaaggaagaaaggagggaaggattgaaggaaaagaatgggaagaaaggaaaaagaaaggaggtgAGGTGAGGTAATAGGGACTTACCCTGGATCCTCCTCATGTTTGGAGGGCCTGACACATGAACAGAGCCTCCGGGCAGCTTTGCAGACACTCTTCTTGACAGGTTTGCAGACGTTCTTCTTGATAAACTGCCTGGCAGTCTGCAGATGAGAGATGAACGAGGGTAGAGAAGGATGGCCAGACTTAGTAAACACCAAACTGAAAACCTGCTtgatctctcctcctctctggccAGTGGAGCACTTACTTTCATGTAGCCCCATGCGCTAGCCATGGTGATGCTGGGGGCTTGAGTAGGTGCCAACTGAAGCTGCCTGCCAGAAGGACCTCTGACCGCCGTGTGGGATGAGAACAGTTAATGACCAACAGCCGCCAGGCTTCAGATGGGTTCCAGAATGGGCCCTAGATTCCAGCAAACAGAGATGGAATGCtttcaaaggaaaatattttatCTAAGTGGATTAAAGCATGCCTACTGCAGTGCTATGGTTTAGATAGCAAATCAAGACCAGACAATGTATGTGCAccttccacaaggtcaatggcaacCAGCACTGCATATATAATATCACCATCCTCTTCCTGGTGCTTTGTAAAGTCAAAACCACTCTGTTTTAGGGGGTCCCTCTCTCTAATGATTCCTGGTTCCCTCTTCTCCAGATCTTCATTTTGAGGTCCTGAGTGCTGCCATACCTTTCCCTTGGCCTCAGTGCCTTCGAGCTCCTTACAGCCCTCCTCAGCTTCCTTGAATGGCTGGACCTGAACTCGGAACCCAGTTCTGCAGCAGTCAAAGGGAAatgaggaggaaagtgggaggagaaggagaagagggaagCCGGGGCATTTCAAAGGCGGCTGAggaagtgggaaggcagaggatgaacTAGGAACCATTAATGAAAAATCTGGGCAACTGGCGGGAGCATGTACCATGTTGGCCCGTGGCCCCTCTTCCTTCTCACTCCCACGTCATCTTCTAGCATTTTGGGTCCTGATGTGGGGCAGCTACTCCGCCATGGCCACCCTTCTGTCCAGCCTGACCCTGACCCTCATCCTCCAGCTGAGAGAGGggcagctcaggtcttgcaaagccaGGGCCTGGCTCCATATCCCTAAGGTAAACATCAGCCTAGTTTTCCATGCTTTGAACCCTCAAACAGGCTTTGGTTTATGGCGCTGCTGCAAATAACGAGAGGCTTCCAGGAGCGCCGGGTGTTATTCACAGcgcagctcaggtcttgcaaagccaCTGCCCAGTTTTCACAAACCACATGTAGAAATCTGAAATAAGACAGTGCGGACAGGATTTAACATAGTATATCTATGACACTTTGGACTCTTGTTTTAACAAGCCAAATTAGGCCATATTTGGCCTGGTTTCTTCATTGCCGTCCCCATTTTCATGCAATTTCCTCCTTGTGTGTGTATCTGAGAGAGAGATGGGGCAGAGACCTGATTTTCCCCCCCTCCTTGGATGCATTAAAATGCTTTGCAATGtcacatattcatattttaatgtcTTAAATGGAAACGGCatgagagctatttccttataagatgttTAAATAGAAATGCTTGAACAAAAATGCTCCATGCGctctccttgcctttcttttctcctccagcAAGAAaaggttgaggaggaggaggaggaggaggaggaggaggaggaggaggaggaggaaggatcagagcctccaagtctggTGCCCCTCTTAATCTGAAGTTTTTATATAGATTTAGATATCATGCCCATAGATATTTATTCCTTTGAATTCTTGTTTCAGTGTTTATAGTTTTAAGGATACCGACAAATTAAAATTGGAGGATGCTTGCAGAATGTTTTCTTGTTCTAAAACCCAACAGCCTTTTATTTGAAGGCTTGCTTGTAGTGATTTCTGTGTTATCATTTTTTAACCGACAAGTTGCATTTTTGCTGTAAAAGATGCACAACAAAATCTGATAGCAATCcatttatactttttattatGGTAGATGGATGCAGGCACCATGATTTTAACTGTAACATGTACTTTGTTGATTAGCATTAAAAGATGTGTagctctttcagcctctgagaaagACAAGGGcaagacctcctctgaacaggaaAACCCagcaataggttcaccttggtgtgaccataagttggaaacatgtTGAAGGCGCATGTGGCAACAAACGTCTATCACTAGTGCCTCATGCGGTCATTTTAGTCTTAAAAAAAAGCTCTCTGGTATAATCCAGGAAGGTTTTCATGATAGAGAATATTTGACCTTATTTGATAACTGAGattaatacactcatccctccatatttgcggatttggttattcatggatttgattaatatgttctctctaggaatatctaggtcctccagtgcaactctaagtcaactttaactaaaagttgcactgaaagacctagagatgaATACTCTATTAGGACcgttgtagctcctccagcgcagttctaggGTCAGCGTCTGAATGGAAATGGCAAAATTATGAAAGGTTGGAAATTGTCGATCATCTAGTCAAGCCATTTGTGGCATTTTACACAACGGTCAGGAGATGGCAGTCTAAAACTATGGTATTGAATGTTTCCGTTAAGCACATTTCACACCTCTGAAAAAGTTTGTACTTTTGGTCGGCTAACAATGAATCCTGTTCATGTTTAGTGAAGTCCCATAGTCTAGTTTAAAGGCAAGGCTAATAGGCTTTGTAATCCATCACATCTCGTGGTCACACGATTAGGAAAGTCTGTACCAGAGTCAGGAcgatggaactggggaaaagcaAAGGGCTACCTCTGAACATGtctggtcatctgtcagggatgctgttGTTGAAAGAGTCCTGCATTGCGCTGGgcggctggactggatgacctccaAGATCCCTTCCATTCTAAACTCCGACGGTTCTAGAAACCAAGGCTAGGGAACGGTGGCCCTTGGAGATCTTTCTGGATTGCAGGTGCCAATGGTGGAGTGGAGCGATTCAGTCCGAAAAGATCCTGAAATAAACACAGACATTCCTGAAATGTAGGCATCAGAAGGCCAGGCGCAAACTAGAGATCTATAGAGATGCCTAAGGAATCTAGAAGTAGGCCTTCCTCCTCTGTATTTGTGAGGGGGAACTACTAGTTGAATAAACCAAAGAGTTAAGTTCACACCTCTCTCCCAAAGGCAGCATTTGAGTTGGGAAGAGCCCTTCCTACGCTATTGCTTTTACACAATgtttatgtagtggtttgagtgttggactatagacTCGTGggctaggattcaaatcccaacgCAGAGacgaaaacccactgaatgatcttgggcaagtcacactctctcagcctcagaggatggcaatgtcaccccccccccaaagaaaaccccatgataggtttgccttagggtcagttGGAagctgcttgaaggcacacaagaacaacaacagtacaTTTAATAGTACTGTAATagtagttgtagttgttgttgtgtgccttcaagtcatttctgacttacgatgaccctcTTAGCTGAAGCTACCTATG includes the following:
- the LOC121937150 gene encoding uncharacterized protein LOC121937150, coding for MASAWGYMKTARQFIKKNVCKPVKKSVCKAARRLCSCVRPSKHEEDPGFPEVNISHAEEGNPEMLAAESLLSLTDNEGVKETPLGTAGKEKDDGEKINDKGSVNSSDLDNDAEADFNLGSISDSLEGIPDMLAAESLPLLMDNGEVKEAPLGAAEKEKDDGEKMNDEGSVNSRDLDGNACPGQAECNPGPSSNRYVLLRMGPGWGPNEWHMKPLFP